In Miscanthus floridulus cultivar M001 chromosome 5, ASM1932011v1, whole genome shotgun sequence, one genomic interval encodes:
- the LOC136453402 gene encoding protein MIZU-KUSSEI 1-like, protein MLHYSYSTPQPSPPMSPLIAPATPRTPGAAAASVPSTLPPASPRPAITLTAPPSSNKRQRRGAGAARSSLRAIRAVRALFRSLPILAPACRLPGVIPRHGVGGGGPRGGHHIDGASRMTGTLFGHRRARVTLAVQETPGSVPVLLLELAMQTGRFMQEMGAEHLRVALECEKKPPGAGAGIGRARLLDEPLWTAYVNGRKIGYAVRREPTDGDLTVLQLLRTVSAGAGVLPADVVGGGGAPEGQEAGDLAYMRAHFDRVVGSRDSESFYMLNPDGNNGPELSIFFIRI, encoded by the coding sequence ATGCTACATTACAGTTACAGCACGCCGCAGCCCTCCCCGCCGATGTCACCGCTCATCGCCCCCGCGACGCCCCGCACCCCGGGCGCCGCGGCGGCCTCGGTGCCTTCGACGCTGCCGCCGGCCTCGCCGCGACCCGCGATCACGCTCACGGCGCCGCCGTCGTCCAACAAGCGGCAGCGGCGCGGCGCAGGGGCCGCGCGCTCCTCCCTGCGCGCCATCCGCGCCGTGCGCGCGCTGTTCCGGTCCCTCCCGATCCTCGCGCCGGCGTGCCGCTTACCGGGCGTCATCCCGCGGCACGGCGTTGGCGGCGGCGGGCCGAGGGGCGGCCACCACATCGACGGCGCGTCCCGCATGACGGGGACGCTGTTCGGGCACCGCAGGGCGCGGGTGACGCTGGCGGTGCAGGAGACGCCCGGGAGCGTGCCCGTCCTGCTGCTGGAGCTCGCCATGCAGACCGGGAGGTTCATGCAGGAGATGGGCGCCGAGCACCTGCGCGTCGCGCTCGAGTGCGAGAAGAAGCCCCCGGGCGCCGGCGCCGGTATCGGGCGCGCCAGGCTGCTCGACGAGCCACTGTGGACGGCCTACGTCAACGGCCGCAAGATCGGCTACGCCGTGCGCCGGGAGCCCACGGACGGCGACCTCACGGTCCTGCAGCTCCTGCGCACGGTGTCGGCAGGCGCCGGAGTGCTGCCGGCAGACGTtgtcggcggtggcggcgccccCGAAGGGCAGGAGGCCGGTGATTTGGCGTACATGCGCGCGCACTTCGATCGCGTCGTGGGGTCACGGGACTCGGAGTCGTTCTACATGCTCAACCCTGACGGCAACAACGGGCCGGAGCTTAGCATCTTCTTCATCAGGATATGA